DNA from Synechococcus sp. CBW1108:
CCGGCTTTGGCATCGAGATGGTGCAGGCGCTGGACGCTGCCCATGCTCAGGACATCGCCCGCGCCCAGCACCCGCAGGGAAGGTTGTCGGCAGTGCCGGCTGAGCTGCTCGACGGCCAGGACCGCCACAAGCTGCTGGAGGAGTGACTCAAGGGGGAGGTGTGAGCCGGGCAACCTTGGGCAACCCTTGGCTTCTATCACTCGCCGTCACTTTCCTGGAGGCGTTGCGGGTACCAAATCAAGGCTATGAATGGGTTTTGGCTTGCTGCATTCGGGACTCCCAAAGCACCCGCGCTACCAAGCTGCGCCACGCCCCGTCATTAGGACTTTAAGGGGCAGCTGGCACCGGCGCACTCCGCCAGCGGGCGAGGGCCGCTGCCAAAGACTTGACGCCACCAACTTTCTCAATTAGTACAGGCGTACGCCAAGCGACTCGGTTGTGCCCGATGCCCGTCTCCTCTCCCTACGCCGTCTTCCGAGCTGAAGAATGGCTACCAATAAGCGCCATGCCCATCAAAGCCATCTCCCTATCCGTCATGCCCATCGCAGCCATGCCCGCCACCAAGCCTGCGGCCGGCAAAAAGCTGCGCGCCCGCACCCTGGTGCAGGGCGACCTGTTCCAGTCCCTGCCGCTGGACTAAGCCTCAGCCGCCAGCGCAATGCAGTCGATCTCCACCCGCGCCCCCTTGGGAAGGGCCGCCACCTCCACGCAGGCCCGGGCCGGCGAGACCCCCTGGCCAAATACCTCTGCGTAGATCCCATTGACCAGGGCGAAATCGCCCAGGTCGGCCAGGAAAACCGTGGTGCGCAGCACTTGGCTGGGGCTGCTGCCACCAGCCTCCAGAACCGCCTTGAGATTGCTGAGCACCTGGCGGGTTTCGGCCTCCACATCGCCGGCTCCGACCATGGCCCCCGTCTGCGGATCCAGGGCGATCTGTCCGGAGCAATAGAGCACCCCG
Protein-coding regions in this window:
- a CDS encoding Rid family detoxifying hydrolase; this translates as MQLEAVITVAAPAPVGPYSQAVKAGGVLYCSGQIALDPQTGAMVGAGDVEAETRQVLSNLKAVLEAGGSSPSQVLRTTVFLADLGDFALVNGIYAEVFGQGVSPARACVEVAALPKGARVEIDCIALAAEA